Below is a genomic region from Triticum dicoccoides isolate Atlit2015 ecotype Zavitan chromosome 5A, WEW_v2.0, whole genome shotgun sequence.
GTGAGGTGATGACTGAAACCACCTTTCAGGAAGTAGATGAGGAACTGGCTGCTCGCGTTCACCGTTGGCTGCAGCAGGGGACCGAACACCACCGCCGGGTTGAGGGTGACCACATCCAGGCCGGTCCGCCGCCCGTACTCGAGCGCCGCCTCTTCTGCGGTGATCTTGGAAACCGAATACCAGTCCTGCAGAGCCATGGCAAAGATAAAGAAATCACAAGTTTATTAATTGCTCACAACAAGATTTGGTGCTTCCCTAACAGCACCAGATTCGGTGAAAGTACCTCGTTGCTCCTGCAGAACTCTCTGTCTGACCAACTACTTTCATCTTTGATCTTGTCGGTGGGCCAATCTTTCGGGTTGATATCGACGGCGACTATGGATGACACGACGACCAGCCGCCGAACCTTGGCGGCGGACGCAGCCTCCAGTACATTCCTCGTACCAGTAGCAGCAGGACCCAAAACTTCAACCTGTGTGTACGTATGGCATGAATACTTAGTCTGATGTTCAGTTGTAATGTAAATGACGATACATGTCGTACACAAGATCTGCGAAGTGCAGACTCACCTCTGGATCAGTCACATCCCCCTTAGGAACCGGGCTCGCGACATGGAAAACTCCCTGGCTTCCCTCTATGGCAGCCGCCATCGCGTCGTAATCAAGCAGATCGGCCTTGATAAGCTTGAGATTTTCAGATGCGTTCTCTAGCGACCTCAGATGGCCGGTCTTCTTCTCACCTGAAACATTATCAGAACTATTCATCTGTTTATAGTACGACACTACTAATATATATATACTACCCCCTCCCAAAATAAGTGTCCCATTTAGTgcaacttattttgggacggagggcgtATATGCCAATTGTTTTGTGCATCGATCGAGGGTGCACTGATCCAACGGTCTAGCGCTACAAAGTATATCAGCGCAAGTAGCTTAAACAGGAACACCAGATCCCACGCTACTTCATCAGCCAGACGTCCAGATAACCCCAGAGAACAGGTAACAACTAACAACAGTAGAAGATCGAGCTTTTCCGGGGAACCGGAATCTGGATCCACGGTGATCATGCTATGTAGATGACACCTTGACCGATGTCACCGACTTGTGTCCCATTCAAAGAAGGAAAAATCTGGAGAGGGTGGGGTCGGAGCAGGCTCGGTGGCTGCGCCGCGGAGGAGGTGGTAGAGgaagtcggggtggccggagattcGCCGAGCCGAGACCGCCATGGCGGGGTCGCATGCACGGGCACGGGCACAAAAGGAGTCAAGCAGGCAGGCACGTACCGAGGTCGCGCACGGTGCCGCGGACGGTGTAGCCGCGGGACAGGAGGAGCTTGACGAGCCACGAGGCGATGTACCCGGCGGCGCCGGTGACGCACACCGTCTCCCCCTTGGCTCCATCCATACGCCCGACCATGGCTGAAGCTGATAGGCTCCACTCCACACACTGACACACACACACCACAGAGCGCGAGCTCCACTCAACGTCTGTGGTTGCTAGCAGCAGCAGGAGTGCTCAACGATAGCTACTGGGTCAGGGAAGCAGCCTGCTACAAGTACAGGTTGGAGGGAAATTTGCAGGGCACACACACACGTACGAATCAGCGTTTGTTTATATGCAACTTCGGGCGGCCCGTAGATCAGAATCTTGATCTGGAACTCACGTGGAACTGATTATAGTTTCTGATACGCAAAGATTCAGCATGGAGCACGCCGATATATTGTATATATAGACTACTTGAAACTCGAGCATCCATGCGCAACTTGATCGCTTTGAGCTCAAATAGCGCACAGATCGACATGCTAGCAGTTATCGCGCCGGCACTATTTTGTATCTTTTGTCGGCACAGTATACACTATAATTACGGGGAGCGTCTAAACGTCAGGTACGTGAAAGAACGCTTCGCACCAGTCACTTTGTTTTCTGCCAGTCCGATCCGCATCCAACCGGCCGTCTTCCGGGGAATATCTGGTGCACCagagcttgtggtgctaccggtgcaccgaacTCACATTGTatttttaaaaatttaaaaaaGTCTGAAAAAAATTAGCACACTCACACAATAGCAATGTAGGTTCTCACAAAATTTCAAGTCAAAATTTAAAACATAACTAAAAAAATGACAAATTCAacactgaatagtacataacaTAACTTGGGCTTTAGACTTGGCCCATTATTACACtgatgtcaaatttgtcatttttgtagctCAAAAAACATTTCAAATTTTTATACGAAATTTTGTGACATCGTACATTGATGTTGTGTTAGAATGCTAGATTTTTTTTTCAGATTTAAAAATATATTCTATGGCATCCGGTGCACCAGTAGCACCACAAGTGCGGGTGCACCGGATACATTCTCGGCCGTCTTCTTCCTCCCAACCGACTTCATCCTCAAGCCGCGATCTGATCCATCCTTCTCTGCAACCGTTGGCCTACCCTGCCCCATCGGTCTGCTCCACCCCCTGTGGCCGACGGGCGCCGCCGCACACCGCCTCGTCACCCCTCCTCTCAACCTCTCCCCACCACTATTGCTAACCATCGCCCCAGCTACCCCTCTAAGCCCCACACCACCCGAAAAAACCTCCGGTGATCCCCAGCACCCCCGAccgctaagatagataatggggctgtTGCTTCCCTCTAAGATAGAGAGTGGGGTTGGTTCTTCTCCCGCAAAGTTCGCGAGGTCTGGCCTTCCCATCTCATGCGCCCGGGAAGAAGGAAGGAGAACGACAATTACGTTGAAAATTCATAACATAAATGGGCATGCACACACAAAAAAATAGCTACCTGAAAAATTGCAAAAACGTAATTATTGCGGACAACAATTACGTTGAAAGTTCATAACGTAAATGGGCATGCACACATACGTTATTGCAGCCGTTTAGGTTGGGGCGCTTCTATCCCTCGCGTTCAGCGAGACCTGGGGAGAGCGCTCGCGTCGAGAGGCAGttcacatgggccggcccaggttcGTTGGAGGATTCTcagtttttttatattttctgttttctttttggcTTTTATTTTTGTAGTTTTTCTTATACTTTAAAATATATAAATTACAAAGAACACTCTTCCACaaacattttaaaaatgttgaaaATGTATTTTAAAATGTAGAAAAAGTATTTGagaaatgttgaacgagtatttaaaaaacattgaacaagtatttgaaaatattgaacacatatttaAAAACTGTtgtacaagtatttgaaaaaatgttgatcatgtatataaaaatgttgaacaagtattttaaaaatgGTGAATGAGTATTGAAAAAATtttgaacgagtatttgaaaatgttgaacatgtatttgaaaaactaTTGTACAAGTATttggaaaaaatgttgatcatatatatagAAACGTTCAATGAGTACTTTAAaaaaattgaacaagtatttgaaaaatatagaacatgtatttgaaaaaatcttgatcatgtatataaaaatgttcaacAAGTACTTTAAAATTGTTAAatgagtatttaaaaaatgttgaacaggtaTTTGAAAAACTATtgtacaagtatttgaaaaaatgttgatc
It encodes:
- the LOC119302059 gene encoding cinnamoyl-CoA reductase 2-like, which produces MVGRMDGAKGETVCVTGAAGYIASWLVKLLLSRGYTVRGTVRDLGEKKTGHLRSLENASENLKLIKADLLDYDAMAAAIEGSQGVFHVASPVPKGDVTDPEVEVLGPAATGTRNVLEAASAAKVRRLVVVSSIVAVDINPKDWPTDKIKDESSWSDREFCRSNEDWYSVSKITAEEAALEYGRRTGLDVVTLNPAVVFGPLLQPTVNASSQFLIYFLKGGPDRMRDKLWHIVDVRDTADALLLLYEAPEATGRHICAPHVITARDLLDLLKSMYPDYPHISKESISDMDHPAPMTTDKLKKLGWSCRSLEETITDSVEFCQKAGFLDDVEWAGPCRFPPLYNKI